DNA sequence from the Alkaliphilus metalliredigens QYMF genome:
GGAGGATGACTAAGATGGAGTTTAACTTAAAAGAAGGAATGGCAGCTCAGGTAGAGATTACTGTTGCTCAAAAGGATACAGCACAAGCCTTTGGAAGTGGCGGCGTAGAAGTATTAGCAACACCCATGATGATCGGATTGATGGAGAGGGCAGCTTTAACTGCAGTGGATCCTCACTTGCCTGACGGCTTTGCCACTGTGGGAACCCATTTAAATGTAAAGCATATGGGGGCAACCCCTGTAGGGATGAAGGCCTATGCTGAAGCAAAGCTCATTAAGGTGGAGGGTAAGAAGTTAACATTTGAAATCACTGCCCGTGATGAAGAAGAAAAAGTGGGCGAGGGGACCCATGAAAGATACATTATTCCCTTGGAAAAATTCATAGCAAGAGCCAAGGAAAAAGGCGAAAAGTAACGGGGTTATTGTTTGAAAATTCAAGCTCTTTACTTATTGGATACAATTGTTGACAACCCTATCAATATTTGATATGTTATAGACTATAAAAATCGACAAATTAATTACATTGTATAACACACTCATATAATGCCGAAAATAAGGTTCGGAAGTTTCTACCGGATGACCGTAAATCATCTGACTATGGGTGAAATTATTATAGGACAGTAAAATTGTGTAGAGCGGTTGTCTATATGATTTTGCTGTAGGGACATATATGCAAAAGTCCGCATAATGATTTCACTCCTAATGAGGATGAAATGATTACGTGGATTTTTTTATACAATAAAAAGAGAGAGAAGGGAGTTGTATTTCAATGGAAGATAAAATTGTAAAAGAAGGATTAACATTTGATGATGTTTTGTTAATTCCTGCAAAATCAGAAATTTTACCTAATCAAGTTGATATTTCTACTAGCTTAACAAAGAAAATAAAACTAAATATTCCTGTTATGAGTGCTGGGATGGATACAGTCACTGAGGCTAAAATGGCCATCGCAATGGCTAGAGAAGGCGGTATCGGAATTATCCATAAAAACATGAC
Encoded proteins:
- a CDS encoding thioesterase family protein, yielding MEFNLKEGMAAQVEITVAQKDTAQAFGSGGVEVLATPMMIGLMERAALTAVDPHLPDGFATVGTHLNVKHMGATPVGMKAYAEAKLIKVEGKKLTFEITARDEEEKVGEGTHERYIIPLEKFIARAKEKGEK